The following is a genomic window from Janibacter sp. DB-40.
GTCGTCGTGGATCTCGTCGGCGACGAAGATGCGCTTGGGCGAGTTGCACGCCTGACCGGCGTTGGACAGCCGCGCCTTCGCCGCGGTCCGCGCCATCGCCTCGACGTCGGCCGCATCGAGCACGATCATCGCGTCCGACCCGCCGAGCTCGAGCACCGACTTGGTCAGGTTCTTGCCCGCGGCCTCGGCCACCGAGGCGCCGGCGGCCTCGCTGCCGGTGAGCGAGACGCCCTGCACCCGGGGGTCGGCGATGACATCGGGGATGACGCTGCTGGGGGCGAGGAGGTTGACGAAGCCGCCGTCGGGCAGCCCCGCCTGCAGCAGGATCTCCTCCATGAGCGCGTTCGAGGCGGCACAGATCCCCGCGTGCTTGAGCAGGATCGTGTTGCCGATCATGAGATTCGGCGCGACGAAGCGTGCGACCTGGTAGTAGGGGTAGTTCCACGGCATGACGCCGAGCAACGCACCGACCGGCTCCTTGCGGACCGCGCTGCTCATCGCGCCCTGCGGGTCGAGCTGCTCGTCCTCCAGCAGGGTCGGCCCGTGGTCGGCGTACCACCGGTAGATCGACCCGGCGAGCTGCACCTCGCCCTTCGCCTCCTTCAGTGGCTTGCCCATCTCGACGGCGATGGTGCGGGCCAGCTCGTCGGCCCGCTCCTCGTACAGGTCCGCCGTGCGGCGCAGCACCTCGGCCCGCTCCTGCGCCGGGACGGTGCCCCACTGCTCGTACGCCGCGTGGGCACGGTCGACAGCGGCGATCGCGCCGTCACGGTCGAGGGCGTCGAAGGTGCGCTCCACCTCTCCGGTCGTCGGGTTCTCGGTGCGGTAGCTCGACATGTCGTCCTCTCGTCGTTGCCTTCTGGCGTCACCTCTGCCTACCCGGCCGGGCCCACGACATGCACTGCACCGCCGGCTGCGGAGCGTCGTGCGCGCAGGACGGTGTGACATCCTCGTCACCGGCGACGCAGCCCGCCTCGTGCGTGCTGCCGCCAGTGCGCCCGGGTGCGTCCGACGAGCAGGGAGCCAGATGTCGATCCACTGGAGCGAGGACGGCGTGGAGCACTCCGCCACGTGGCACTCGGAGAACGCCACACCCGCGCCCACGCGGGTGGTCCTCGTCGACGACACCACACGCGCGGACACCGCCTACCGCCTGGCCCGGAAGGGCACCGGTCTGCTCTGGCGGGGGGATTACCACAACGCGCGGCAGCTGCTGAAGGCGATGGATCGCCGGCTGCGCAGGCACGCGTCGCGGCGCGGGGGCACGGGGACGGACTTCGCGGCCCACCGCGCCGAACGCGCCGAGCGATCCCGCGTCCTGGGCATGCTCCTCGTCGAGCTGGAGGACGACCACTCGCTCCGGCTGCGGCGCGCTCCGGACGTGCGCGAGGCCTGTCACGGCGCCTACGGCGCACCCGCGGGAGGCATGTGCGTCGCCCTGCAGGAGCTGCTCGGCGTGATCGGTGCCCACCAGTGGCAGACGAAGGGGGTGCCGGTCCCGGCCCTCGATGCGTCCGTCCATCCGGGGTACGGGGTGTTCTCGCCGGTGCGCGGGGAGTACATCGACCTCGTCGCCACGGCACCGCTGCCCGTCGAGGCACCACGGGTATTCGACCTCGGGACCGGCACCGGGGTGCTGGCGGCGGTCCTGGCACGGCGCGGGGCCGCGCGGGTGGTCGCGACGGACATCAGCGGGCGGGCGGTGGCAGCAGCACGCGACACGATGACCAGGCTGGGCCTGGGGTCCACGGTGGACGTCATCGAGACCGACCTCTTCCCCCCGGGCCGGGCGGACCTGGTCGTGTGCAACCCGCCGTGGCTGCCCGGCGCACCCACGTCGACGCTCGAGGCCGGCATCTACGACCCCGACTCCGACATGCTGCGCCGGTTCCTCGGCGGACTCACCGGGCACCTCGAGCCCGGGGGAGAGGGATGGTTGGTCATCTCCGACCTCGCCGAGCACCTCGGCCTGCGCAGCCGCGAGGAGCTCCTCGCGCTGGTCGCCGACGCCGGGCTGCGCGTGGCCGGCCGGCACGACACCAGGCCCCGTCACGCTCGCGCCACGGACGCGAAGGACGCCCTCCACGCCGCACGGCGGGCCGAGGTCACCTCGCTGTGGCGTCTCGTGCCAGCCACTGCCTGAGCCCGATCATTCGCAACTGCTTAGGCTCTTGCGACGCCGTGGTGCCCTCCCGTCGCAAGTGCCTGGCCGAGCACCTCGGCGGCGTGCACGGTCTCATCCCGGGTCGTGCCCCGTCCCAGGGACAGCCGCAGTGCGCCCAGCGCCGTCTCGTGGTCCAGACCCATGGCCAGCAACGCCGCGGACGGAGTGTGCTCCCCGGCGTGGCAGGCACTGCCGGTCGAGGCCGCCACGTCCTCCACCCGAGCGAGCACCTCGGTACCGATGCGTCCCCGGGCGGCGACCATGAGCGTGTTGGGCAGACACCCGCCGGCGGGGGAGACCCGGACCAGGTCCGGCACCAGGCGGACGAGCTCCTCCCACAGCAGATCCCGCAGACCGGCCTGCCGGGCGCCCTCGTCCTCGAGGTGTGACCCGGCGAGCTCTGCGGCGGCGCCGATGGCGACGATGCCCGGGACGTTCTCCGTCCCCGGACGCAGGCCCCCTTCCTGCCCCGCACCACGCAGCAGCGGCTCCAGCGTCGTCCCCCGACGGACGACGAGGGCACCGACCCCTTCGGCGCGTAGAGCTTGTGACCGGCGATCGACATCAGGTCCACGCCGAGGTCCGCCACCGACACGGCGATCTTGCCGACCGCCTGGGCCGCATCGGTATGCACCACCCCGCCGGCCGCGTGCACCCTCTCGGCGAAGTCCGCCACCGGTTGGACGGCACCCGTCTCGTTGTGGGCCAGGATCAGGGTGCCGAGACCGACCGGCACCGCGGGGGCCTCGGACAGGCGCACGCGTGACTCGTCGTCGACCGGCAGCTCGTGCACCCGCCAGCCGAGACCACGCAGATGCGTCAGTGGGGCCACCGTCGCCGGGTGCTCGATCCTCGAGGTGAGGACGTCGTAGGTGCTGGCGACGGCGGCGGTCCCACGGATGGCCAGGTTGTTCGACTCCGTCCCGCCCGACGTGAAGACGATCTCGTCGGGGTGGGCGTCGACGAGGCCGGCGACCTGCTCGCGGGCGTGGTCCACCGCCGCCCGGGCCCGC
Proteins encoded in this region:
- a CDS encoding NAD-dependent succinate-semialdehyde dehydrogenase, with the protein product MSSYRTENPTTGEVERTFDALDRDGAIAAVDRAHAAYEQWGTVPAQERAEVLRRTADLYEERADELARTIAVEMGKPLKEAKGEVQLAGSIYRWYADHGPTLLEDEQLDPQGAMSSAVRKEPVGALLGVMPWNYPYYQVARFVAPNLMIGNTILLKHAGICAASNALMEEILLQAGLPDGGFVNLLAPSSVIPDVIADPRVQGVSLTGSEAAGASVAEAAGKNLTKSVLELGGSDAMIVLDAADVEAMARTAAKARLSNAGQACNSPKRIFVADEIHDDFLAALTRNVEKTVVGDPLDEATQMGPMSSMQARDDLHEQVQDAVSKGATVHTGGRPQDGPGAFYAPTVLTGITPDMRAWDEELFGPVAMVYRMTDVDAAVEQANASTFGLSGSVWSDDPEKAAEVATRLDVGMAYVNEHGTTLPGLPFGGVKRSGYGRELARDGMHEFVNRKLVRVAAK
- a CDS encoding class I SAM-dependent methyltransferase, whose protein sequence is MRAGRCDILVTGDAARLVRAAASAPGCVRRAGSQMSIHWSEDGVEHSATWHSENATPAPTRVVLVDDTTRADTAYRLARKGTGLLWRGDYHNARQLLKAMDRRLRRHASRRGGTGTDFAAHRAERAERSRVLGMLLVELEDDHSLRLRRAPDVREACHGAYGAPAGGMCVALQELLGVIGAHQWQTKGVPVPALDASVHPGYGVFSPVRGEYIDLVATAPLPVEAPRVFDLGTGTGVLAAVLARRGAARVVATDISGRAVAAARDTMTRLGLGSTVDVIETDLFPPGRADLVVCNPPWLPGAPTSTLEAGIYDPDSDMLRRFLGGLTGHLEPGGEGWLVISDLAEHLGLRSREELLALVADAGLRVAGRHDTRPRHARATDAKDALHAARRAEVTSLWRLVPATA